The Mangifera indica cultivar Alphonso chromosome 8, CATAS_Mindica_2.1, whole genome shotgun sequence genome has a window encoding:
- the LOC123224303 gene encoding phosphomannomutase-like — protein sequence MAGRKPGLIALFDVDGTLTAPRKVATAQMLEFMQELRKVATVGVVGGSDLSKISEQLGKSVINDYDYVFSENGLVAYKDGKLIGTQSLKSFLGEEKLKEFINFTLHYIADLDIPIKRGTFIEFRSGMLNVSPIGRNCSQEERDEFEKYDKVHNIRPKMLSVLQEKFAHLNLTFSIGGQISFDVFPQGWDKTYCLKYLGDFQEIHFFGDKTYKGGNDHEIYESEQTVGHTVTSPEETVEKCKALFLANPSA from the exons ATGGCGGGGAGAAAGCCTGGTTTAATTGCTTTGTTCGATGTTGACGGAACTCTTACGGCTCCAAGAAAG GTGGCCACAGCGCAAATGTTGGAGTTCATGCAAGAACTGAGAAAG GTTGCTACAGTTGGTGTTGTGGGTGGATCAGATCTTTCTAAGATATCAGAGCAGCTCGGAAAATCtg TCATAAATGACTATGATTATGTATTTTCGGAGAATGGTCTAGTTGCATATAAGGATGGCAAATTAATTGGCACCCAG AGCTTGAAGTCGTTTCTTGGAGAGGAAAAGCTCAAG gaatttataaatttcacaCTTCATTATATTGCTGACTTGGACATTCCAATAAAAAG GGGAACATTCATTGAATTCCGAAGTGGGATGCTCAATGTTTCACCCATTGGGAGAAACTGCAGCCAAGAAGAAAGGGATGAGTTTGAAAAGTATGACAAg GTTCACAACATACGACCAAAAATGTTATCTGTGCTTCAGGAGAAGTTTGCTCATCTCAACTTGACGTTTTCAATTGGCGGACAGATAAGCTTTGAT GTTTTCCCTCAAGGTTGGGACAAGACATACTGTTTGAAGTACCTTGGTGACTTCCAGGAAATTCACTTCTTTGGAGACAAAACTTACAAG GGAGGGAATGATCATGAAATTTACGAATCTGAGCAAACAGTGGGTCACACAG TTACCAGCCCTGAAGAAACAGTGGAAAAGTGCAAAGCTCTCTTCCTAGCCAACCCCTCAGCTTAG
- the LOC123223644 gene encoding bifunctional protein FolD 4, chloroplastic-like translates to MVFSDCSSATTARFLPFNRSRLPADSAVNIGRVVGPLQWRLPNPVSLQARSTLAVHSWSSPSLVINATMGTGTSAKVIDGKAVAKQIRDEITAEVSRMKDAIGIVPGLAVILVGDRKDSATYVHNKKKACESVGIKSFEVRLPEDSSKQEVHNHIAGFNEDPSVHGILVQLPLPSHMNEQSVLNAVSIEKDVDGFHPLNIGRLAMRGREPLFVPCTPKGCIELLHRYGINIKGKRAVVIGRSNIVGMPAALLLQREDATISIVHSRTPNPEDITRQADIIISAVGQPNMVRENWIKPGAVIIDVGINPVEDAKSPRGYRLVGDVCYEEACKVASAVTPVPGGVGPMTIAMLLSNTLSSAKRLHNFK, encoded by the exons ATGGTATTTTCTGATTGCTCTTCCGCTACAACGGCTCGGTTCCTCCCCTTCAACCGTAGCAGGCTCCCTGCGGACAGTGCTGTTAACATTGGCCGGGTAGTGGGTCCTCTCCAATGGCGACTCCCAAATCCTGTCTCTCTCCAAGCCAGAAGCACCCTCGCTGTTCACTCCTGGTCGTCACCTTCACTTGTTATCAACG CAACTATGGGTACTGGGACATCTGCCAAGGTTATTGATGGAAAAGCTGTGGCAAAACAGATCAGAGATGAGATAACTGCTGAAGTTTCCAGGATGAAGGATGCCATTGGTATTGTTCCAGGGTTAGCAGTTATTCTTGTTGGGGATCGGAAGGATTCTGCAACTTATGTACACAACAAGAAAAAGGCTTGTGAATCTGTGGGGATTAAATCTTTTGAAGTGCGTTTACCTGAGGACTCTTCAAAACAAGAAGTACACAACCATATTGCAGGCTTTAATGAAGATCCTTCAGTTCATGGCATCCTTGTGCAGTTGCCTCTGCCTTCT CATATGAATGAACAGAGCGTCTTAAATGCTGTGAGCATTGAGAAAGATGTGGATGGTTTCCACCCACTAAACATTGGTCGTCTTGCTATGCGAGGTAGAGAACCTTTGTTTGTTCCATGTACTCCGAAAGGCTGCATAGAGCTGTTGCACAGATATGGCATTAATATCAAAGGAAAAAGAGCTGTTGTGATTGGTCGGAGCAATATTGTTGGAATGCCTGCTGCCCTGTTGCTCCAA AGGGAAGATGCTACCATCAGTATTGTCCATTCCAGAACTCCGAACCCTGAGGACATCACAAGACAAGCAGATATCATAATCTCAGCTGTAGGACAACCAAATATGGTTAGGGAGAACTGGATAAAACCTGGTGCAGTTATAATTGATGTTGGAATAAACCCTGTTGAG GATGCTAAAAGTCCCCGAGGTTACCGACTGGTTGGAGATGTTTGTTATGAGGAGGCATGTAAGGTTGCTTCAGCTGTCACTCCAGTTCCAGGAGGAGTTGGTCCAATGACAATAGCAATGCTACTCTCTAATACTCTAAGCTCAGCAAAGAGGTTGCATAACTTCAAATGA
- the LOC123224297 gene encoding K(+) efflux antiporter 2, chloroplastic isoform X1 gives MDFACSIQRSNVLFTGEGTSYRIPDRLINSRFRCQGFGCKFFNPRIVSKSRSTRNIRRSIAGGCLDSSLVSIGTFETNLWVSYSNKSLFQSVDGVFKVPRGVILQCQDNDSVAYINGNGRNVEFDSGDERSRVEFADGADSNGLGGDEIEVKEDAEAPSLDELKELLVKAMKELEVAQVNSTMFEEKAQRISENAIALKDEASNAWKDVSATLDMVQEIVNEECLAKETVQKATMDLSLAEARLQVAIESLQVAKEENDSSEGYRVNDTESGDREEDGVLLAAETEIRECQANLANCEAELKRLQSKKEELQKEVDRLNEAAEKAEMNALKAEEEVANIMLLAEQAVAFELEVAQRVNDAEIALQRAEKSVSISRVDISGRNKGYVSGDEATVEEEKMVKTDDASTERERDLAINGDYLISESLPDILSDGTNQILEYQSDEMSDENGKLGVDSPVEAEMEIEKSKNIMQVKKQESQKDLTRESSPLNAPKALLKKSSRFFSASFFSFAVDGTEFTPASVFQGLMESVRKKFPKLVLGFLLIGAGVAFYANRVERNTLQLQQPDVITTSIEEVSSTAKPLIRQMQKLPMRIKKLLAMLPQQEMNEEEASLFDMLWLLLASVIFVPIFQKIPGGSPVLGYLAAGILIGPYGLSIIRHVHGTKAIAEFGVVFLLFNIGLELSVERLSSMKKYVFGLGSAQVLVTAVVVGLVSHFVSGQAGPAAIVIGNGLALSSTAVVLQVLQERGESTSRHGRATFSVLLFQDLAVVVLLILIPLISPNSSKGGVGFQAIAEALGLAAVKAAVAITAIIAGGRLLLRPIYKQIAENQNAEIFSANTLLVILGTSLLTARAGLSMALGAFLAGLLLAETEFSLQVESDIAPYRGLLLGLFFMTVGMSIDPKLLISNFPVIIGTLALLIGGKTLLVALVGRLFGISIISAIRVGLLLAPGGEFAFVAFGEAVNQGIMSSQLSSLLFLVVGISMALTPWLAAGGQLLASRFEQHDVRSLLPVESETDDLQDHIIICGFGRVGQIIAQLLSERLIPFVALDVRSDRVAVGRALDLPVYFGDAGSREVLHKVGAERACAAAITLDTPGANYRAVWALNKYFPNVKTFVRAHDVDHGLNLEKAGATAVVPETLEPSLQLAAAVLAQAKLPMSEIVSTINEYRSRHLSELTELCEATGSSLGYGFNRMTSKPKAQSSDASDENEVTEGTLAI, from the exons ATGGATTTTGCGTGTAGTATTCAGCGTTCAAATGTGCTTTTTACTGGGGAAGGCACTAGTTATCGAATTCCTGATCGATTAATAAATTCAAGGTTTAGATGCCAAGGTTTTGGCTGTAAGTTTTTCAATCCGAGAATTGTTTCAAAATCACGGTCCACCAGAAATATAAGGAGAAGTATTGCTGGTGGTTGTTTGGATTCAAGTTTGGTTTCAATCGGTACATTCGAGACTAATTTATGGGTTTCATATTCAAATAAGTCATTATTTCAAAGTGTGGATGGTGTTTTCAAGGTGCCAAGGGGAGTTATCTTACAGTGTCAAGATAATGATTCTGTAGCATATATCAATGGAAACGGTCGAAATGTAGAATTTGATAGTGGTGATGAGCGCTCAAGAGTGGAATTTGCTGATGGTGCGGATTCAAATGGTTTGGGTGGAGATGAAATAGAAGTCAAAGAAGATGCAGAAGCACCTAGTTTGGATGAATTGAAAGAATTGTTAGTGAAGGCAATGAAAGAATTGGAGGTTGCACAGGTTAATAGTACCATGTTTGAGGAGAAGGCACAGAGAATATCCGAAAATGCAATAGCTTTGAAGGATGAAGCATCAAATGCGTGGAAAGATGTTAGTGCTACCCTTGATATGGTTCAAGAAATTGTGAATGAGGAGTGCCTTGCCAAAGAAACTGTTCAAAAAGCGACCATGGATCTTTCTTTGGCTGAGGCAAGGCTTCAAGTGGCAATAGAATCGTTACAAGTtgcaaaagaagagaatgaTTCTTCAGAAGGTTATAGAGTTAATGATACTGAAAGTGGTGATAGAGAAGAAGATGGAGTGTTGCTGGCTGCTGAAACAGAAATCAGGGAGTGTCAAGCAAATTTGGCAAATTGTGAGGCAGAGTTGAAACGACTGCAGAGTAAGAAAGAAGAGCTGCAGAAGGAAGTGGATCGATTGAATGAGGCTGCAGAGAAAGCCGAGATGAATGCCTTGAAAGCTGAAGAAGAAGTTGCAAACATAATGTTATTAGCCGAGCAAGCAGTTGCTTTTGAACTCGAGGTTGCTCAACGTGTGAATGATGCAGAGATTGCATTACAGAGAGCAGAGAAGTCAGTTTCCATTTCTCGTGTTGATATCTCTGGAAGAAATAAGGGGTATGTTTCAGGTGATGAGGCTACTGTTGAGGAGGAGAAGATGGTCAAAACTGATGATGCTAGCactgaaagagaaagagatttgGCAATTAATGGTGACTATCTAATCAGTGAATCTTTACCTGATATTCTATCTGATGGAACCAACCAGATTTTGGAATATCAATCTGATGAAATGAGTGATGAGAATGGAAAGCTAGGTGTTGACTCTCCTGTAGAAGCTGAAATGGAAATAGAAAAGTCAAAGAATATTATGCAAGTTAAAAAGCAGGAGTCACAGAAGGATTTGACTAGAGAGAGTTCACCCCTTAATGCTCCAAAGGCATTGCTGAAAAAATCTTCTCGTTTCTTTTCTGCATCATTCTTCTCTTTTGCTGTAGATGGGACTGAATTCACACCGGCTTCAGTTTTCCAGGGTCTTATGGAATCTGTGAGGAAGAAGTTTCCTAAACTGGTTCTTGGGTTTTTGCTCATTGGAGCTGG AGTTGCCTTCTATGCCAATCGGGTAGAGAGGAATACTCTGCAGCTTCAGCAGCCAGATGTTATCACAACAAGCATTGAAGAAGTTTCATCAACTGCAAAACCTCTTATTCGACAAATGCAGAAACTTCCTATGAGAATTAAAAAACTGCTTGCTATGCTACCTCAGCAAGAG ATGAATGAGGAGGAAGCTTCCCTGTTTGACATGTTGTGGTTGTTGCTCGCAAGTGTAATATTTGTCCCTATATTTCAGAAAATTCCTGGAG GCAGTCCTGTTCTTGGTTATTTGGCTGCTGGCATATTGATCGGGCCTTATGGTCTCTCTATAATCCGTCATGTACATGGGACAAAGGCAATTGCTGAATTTGGAGTTGTTTTCTTACTATTCAATATTGGCCTTGAG CTTTCTGTTGAAAGGCTAAGTTCCATGAAGAAATATGTTTTTGGATTAGGGTCTGCTCAG GTCTTGGTGACTGCAGTGGTGGTTGGCTTGGTTTCTCATTTTGTTTCTGGGCAAGCTGGTCCCGCTGCAATTGTTATCGGAAATGGCCTGGCTTTGTCTTCCACTGCTGTAGTCCTCCAG GTGTTACAGGAGCGAGGTGAGAGCACTTCACGACATGGACGTGCTACATTTTCTGTCTTACTTTTCCAG GATTTGGCTGTTGTTGTTTTGCTAATACTCATTCCTCTTATTTCACCAAATTCATCCAAAGGAGGG GTTGGTTTCCAAGCCATTGCTGAAGCTCTTGGATTGGCTGCTGTGAAGGCAGCTGTTGCCATCACTGCCATAATTGCTGGTGGGCGCTTG CTACTTCGGCCAATCTATAAGCAAATTGCAGAAAATCAGAATGCTGAAATATTCTCAGCCAATACACTCCTTGTTATTCTGGGAACTAGCCTTCTTACAGCTCGG GCTGGACTTTCCATGGCTTTAGGAGCATTTTTAGCTGGTCTGCTCCTTGCAGAAACTGAATTTTCTTTACAGGTTGAATCTGATATTGCTCCTTACCGTGGCCTTTTATTGGGTCTCTTTTTCATGACG GTTGGGATGTCAATTGATCCAAAACTACTTATCTCTAACTTTCCTGTAATTATAGGGACGTTAGCACTCTTAATTGGTGGCAAGACCTTATTGGTTGCTTTAGTGGGCAGACTTTTCGGTATTTCTATCATTTCTGCAATTAGAGTTGGTCTTCTTCTTGCTCCTGGTGGAGAGTTTGCATTTGTTGCTTTTGGTGAAGCCGTGAATCAG GGTATAATGTCTTCTCAGCTGTCATCTCTGCTCTTTCTTGTGGTTGGCATTTCAATGGCCCTCACTCCATGGCTAGCTGCTGGAGGGCAATTACTTGCTTCTCGGTTTGAGCAACATGATGTTCGAAGTTTATTACCCGTTGAGAGTGAG ACTGATGACTTGCAAGATCATATTATCATCTGTGGATTTGGACGTGTTGGCCAG ATCATTGCTCAGCTTCTTTCAGAACGATTAATTCCATTTGTTGCCCTTGATGTGAGGAG TGATAGAGTAGCTGTAGGGCGGGCCTTGGACCTTCCTGTGTATTTTGGAGATGCTGGTAGTCGAGAG GTCCTTCACAAAGTTGGTGCTGAAAGAGCGTGTGCTGCAGCAATTACCTTGGATACACCTGGTGCAAACTATAGAGCTGTTTGGGCACTGAACAAGTATTTCCCAAATGTCAAGACTTTTGTTCGTGCTCATGATGTTGATCATGGCCTCAATTTGGAAAAGGCTGGGGCCACAGCT gtTGTCCCAGAGACTTTGGAACCAAGTCTGCAGTTAGCAGCTGCTGTTCTGGCACAG GCTAAACTGCCCATGTCCGAGATTGTATCAACAATCAATGAATATAGGTCTCGCCATCTCTCTGAGCTTACTGAG CTATGTGAAGCTACTGGAAGTTCTCTTGGTTATGGATTTAATCGTATGACGAGTAAACCCAAAGCTCAGTCCTCAGATGCTTCAGATGAAAACGAAGTCACTGAAGGAACACTAGCGATATAG
- the LOC123223645 gene encoding LIM domain-containing protein PLIM2b-like, which translates to MAFTGTLDKCKACDKTVYVVDMLSLEGTPYHKSCFKCSHCKGTLVMSNYSSMDGVLYCKPHFEQLFKESGNFSKNFQTGKSERNPDLSRTSSKLSSVFCGTQDKCAACDKTVYPLEKVTMEGECYHKTCFRCAHGGCPLTHSSYAALDGVLYCKHHFSQLFLEKGNYSHVLKAANHKRNNSGTSEPSETKPDEPTGDGDGDGEAEEDNDTQEETS; encoded by the exons ATGGCATTCACAGGAACTTTGGACAAATGCAAGGCTTGTGATAAGACTGTTTATGTGGTTGATATGTTGTCTCTTGAAGGAACACCTTATCACAAATCCTGCTTCAAATGCAGCCATTGCAAAGGAACTCTAGTG ATGAGCAACTATTCATCCATGGATGGAGTCCTCTACTGCAAGCCTCATTTCGAGCAACTGTTTAAGGAATCTGGCAATTTcagtaaaaattttcaaaccg GAAAGTCAGAGAGGAATCCTGATCTG TCTAGGACATCCAGCAAACTCTCTTCAGTGTTTTGTGGAACCCAAGACAAATGTGCAGCCTGTGACAAAACAGTGTACCCGCTCGAGAAG GTGACAATGGAGGGTGAATGTTACCACAAGACATGTTTCAGGTGTGCCCATGGTGGGTGTCCTCTGACACACTCCTCTTATGCAGCTCTTGATGGAGTGCTCTACTGCAAGCATCACTTTTCTCAGCTCTTCCTGGAGAAAGGCAATTATAGCCATGTCCTCAAGGCTGCTAACCATAAGAGAAATAATTCCGGAACTTCTGAGCCATCTGAGACTAAACCAGATGAACCTACCGGTGATGGTGATGGCGATGGTGAAGCTGAAGAAGATAACGACACACAGGAAGAAACTTCATAA
- the LOC123224297 gene encoding K(+) efflux antiporter 2, chloroplastic isoform X2: protein MDFACSIQRSNVLFTGEGTSYRIPDRLINSRFRCQGFGCKFFNPRIVSKSRSTRNIRRSIAGGCLDSSLVSIGTFETNLWVSYSNKSLFQSVDGVFKVPRGVILQCQDNDSVAYINGNGRNVEFDSGDERSRVEFADGADSNGLGGDEIEVKEDAEAPSLDELKELLVKAMKELEVAQVNSTMFEEKAQRISENAIALKDEASNAWKDVSATLDMVQEIVNEECLAKETVQKATMDLSLAEARLQVAIESLQVAKEENDSSEGYRVNDTESGDREEDGVLLAAETEIRECQANLANCEAELKRLQSKKEELQKEVDRLNEAAEKAEMNALKAEEEVANIMLLAEQAVAFELEVAQRVNDAEIALQRAEKSVSISRVDISGRNKGYVSGDEATVEEEKMVKTDDASTERERDLAINGDYLISESLPDILSDGTNQILEYQSDEMSDENGKLGVDSPVEAEMEIEKSKNIMQVKKQESQKDLTRESSPLNAPKALLKKSSRFFSASFFSFAVDGTEFTPASVFQGLMESVRKKFPKLVLGFLLIGAGVAFYANRVERNTLQLQQPDVITTSIEEVSSTAKPLIRQMQKLPMRIKKLLAMLPQQEMNEEEASLFDMLWLLLASVIFVPIFQKIPGGSPVLGYLAAGILIGPYGLSIIRHVHGTKAIAEFGVVFLLFNIGLELSVERLSSMKKYVFGLGSAQVLVTAVVVGLVSHFVSGQAGPAAIVIGNGLALSSTAVVLQVLQERGESTSRHGRATFSVLLFQDLAVVVLLILIPLISPNSSKGGVGFQAIAEALGLAAVKAAVAITAIIAGGRLLLRPIYKQIAENQNAEIFSANTLLVILGTSLLTARAGLSMALGAFLAGLLLAETEFSLQVESDIAPYRGLLLGLFFMTVGMSIDPKLLISNFPVIIGTLALLIGGKTLLVALVGRLFGISIISAIRVGLLLAPGGEFAFVAFGEAVNQLSSLLFLVVGISMALTPWLAAGGQLLASRFEQHDVRSLLPVESETDDLQDHIIICGFGRVGQIIAQLLSERLIPFVALDVRSDRVAVGRALDLPVYFGDAGSREVLHKVGAERACAAAITLDTPGANYRAVWALNKYFPNVKTFVRAHDVDHGLNLEKAGATAVVPETLEPSLQLAAAVLAQAKLPMSEIVSTINEYRSRHLSELTELCEATGSSLGYGFNRMTSKPKAQSSDASDENEVTEGTLAI, encoded by the exons ATGGATTTTGCGTGTAGTATTCAGCGTTCAAATGTGCTTTTTACTGGGGAAGGCACTAGTTATCGAATTCCTGATCGATTAATAAATTCAAGGTTTAGATGCCAAGGTTTTGGCTGTAAGTTTTTCAATCCGAGAATTGTTTCAAAATCACGGTCCACCAGAAATATAAGGAGAAGTATTGCTGGTGGTTGTTTGGATTCAAGTTTGGTTTCAATCGGTACATTCGAGACTAATTTATGGGTTTCATATTCAAATAAGTCATTATTTCAAAGTGTGGATGGTGTTTTCAAGGTGCCAAGGGGAGTTATCTTACAGTGTCAAGATAATGATTCTGTAGCATATATCAATGGAAACGGTCGAAATGTAGAATTTGATAGTGGTGATGAGCGCTCAAGAGTGGAATTTGCTGATGGTGCGGATTCAAATGGTTTGGGTGGAGATGAAATAGAAGTCAAAGAAGATGCAGAAGCACCTAGTTTGGATGAATTGAAAGAATTGTTAGTGAAGGCAATGAAAGAATTGGAGGTTGCACAGGTTAATAGTACCATGTTTGAGGAGAAGGCACAGAGAATATCCGAAAATGCAATAGCTTTGAAGGATGAAGCATCAAATGCGTGGAAAGATGTTAGTGCTACCCTTGATATGGTTCAAGAAATTGTGAATGAGGAGTGCCTTGCCAAAGAAACTGTTCAAAAAGCGACCATGGATCTTTCTTTGGCTGAGGCAAGGCTTCAAGTGGCAATAGAATCGTTACAAGTtgcaaaagaagagaatgaTTCTTCAGAAGGTTATAGAGTTAATGATACTGAAAGTGGTGATAGAGAAGAAGATGGAGTGTTGCTGGCTGCTGAAACAGAAATCAGGGAGTGTCAAGCAAATTTGGCAAATTGTGAGGCAGAGTTGAAACGACTGCAGAGTAAGAAAGAAGAGCTGCAGAAGGAAGTGGATCGATTGAATGAGGCTGCAGAGAAAGCCGAGATGAATGCCTTGAAAGCTGAAGAAGAAGTTGCAAACATAATGTTATTAGCCGAGCAAGCAGTTGCTTTTGAACTCGAGGTTGCTCAACGTGTGAATGATGCAGAGATTGCATTACAGAGAGCAGAGAAGTCAGTTTCCATTTCTCGTGTTGATATCTCTGGAAGAAATAAGGGGTATGTTTCAGGTGATGAGGCTACTGTTGAGGAGGAGAAGATGGTCAAAACTGATGATGCTAGCactgaaagagaaagagatttgGCAATTAATGGTGACTATCTAATCAGTGAATCTTTACCTGATATTCTATCTGATGGAACCAACCAGATTTTGGAATATCAATCTGATGAAATGAGTGATGAGAATGGAAAGCTAGGTGTTGACTCTCCTGTAGAAGCTGAAATGGAAATAGAAAAGTCAAAGAATATTATGCAAGTTAAAAAGCAGGAGTCACAGAAGGATTTGACTAGAGAGAGTTCACCCCTTAATGCTCCAAAGGCATTGCTGAAAAAATCTTCTCGTTTCTTTTCTGCATCATTCTTCTCTTTTGCTGTAGATGGGACTGAATTCACACCGGCTTCAGTTTTCCAGGGTCTTATGGAATCTGTGAGGAAGAAGTTTCCTAAACTGGTTCTTGGGTTTTTGCTCATTGGAGCTGG AGTTGCCTTCTATGCCAATCGGGTAGAGAGGAATACTCTGCAGCTTCAGCAGCCAGATGTTATCACAACAAGCATTGAAGAAGTTTCATCAACTGCAAAACCTCTTATTCGACAAATGCAGAAACTTCCTATGAGAATTAAAAAACTGCTTGCTATGCTACCTCAGCAAGAG ATGAATGAGGAGGAAGCTTCCCTGTTTGACATGTTGTGGTTGTTGCTCGCAAGTGTAATATTTGTCCCTATATTTCAGAAAATTCCTGGAG GCAGTCCTGTTCTTGGTTATTTGGCTGCTGGCATATTGATCGGGCCTTATGGTCTCTCTATAATCCGTCATGTACATGGGACAAAGGCAATTGCTGAATTTGGAGTTGTTTTCTTACTATTCAATATTGGCCTTGAG CTTTCTGTTGAAAGGCTAAGTTCCATGAAGAAATATGTTTTTGGATTAGGGTCTGCTCAG GTCTTGGTGACTGCAGTGGTGGTTGGCTTGGTTTCTCATTTTGTTTCTGGGCAAGCTGGTCCCGCTGCAATTGTTATCGGAAATGGCCTGGCTTTGTCTTCCACTGCTGTAGTCCTCCAG GTGTTACAGGAGCGAGGTGAGAGCACTTCACGACATGGACGTGCTACATTTTCTGTCTTACTTTTCCAG GATTTGGCTGTTGTTGTTTTGCTAATACTCATTCCTCTTATTTCACCAAATTCATCCAAAGGAGGG GTTGGTTTCCAAGCCATTGCTGAAGCTCTTGGATTGGCTGCTGTGAAGGCAGCTGTTGCCATCACTGCCATAATTGCTGGTGGGCGCTTG CTACTTCGGCCAATCTATAAGCAAATTGCAGAAAATCAGAATGCTGAAATATTCTCAGCCAATACACTCCTTGTTATTCTGGGAACTAGCCTTCTTACAGCTCGG GCTGGACTTTCCATGGCTTTAGGAGCATTTTTAGCTGGTCTGCTCCTTGCAGAAACTGAATTTTCTTTACAGGTTGAATCTGATATTGCTCCTTACCGTGGCCTTTTATTGGGTCTCTTTTTCATGACG GTTGGGATGTCAATTGATCCAAAACTACTTATCTCTAACTTTCCTGTAATTATAGGGACGTTAGCACTCTTAATTGGTGGCAAGACCTTATTGGTTGCTTTAGTGGGCAGACTTTTCGGTATTTCTATCATTTCTGCAATTAGAGTTGGTCTTCTTCTTGCTCCTGGTGGAGAGTTTGCATTTGTTGCTTTTGGTGAAGCCGTGAATCAG CTGTCATCTCTGCTCTTTCTTGTGGTTGGCATTTCAATGGCCCTCACTCCATGGCTAGCTGCTGGAGGGCAATTACTTGCTTCTCGGTTTGAGCAACATGATGTTCGAAGTTTATTACCCGTTGAGAGTGAG ACTGATGACTTGCAAGATCATATTATCATCTGTGGATTTGGACGTGTTGGCCAG ATCATTGCTCAGCTTCTTTCAGAACGATTAATTCCATTTGTTGCCCTTGATGTGAGGAG TGATAGAGTAGCTGTAGGGCGGGCCTTGGACCTTCCTGTGTATTTTGGAGATGCTGGTAGTCGAGAG GTCCTTCACAAAGTTGGTGCTGAAAGAGCGTGTGCTGCAGCAATTACCTTGGATACACCTGGTGCAAACTATAGAGCTGTTTGGGCACTGAACAAGTATTTCCCAAATGTCAAGACTTTTGTTCGTGCTCATGATGTTGATCATGGCCTCAATTTGGAAAAGGCTGGGGCCACAGCT gtTGTCCCAGAGACTTTGGAACCAAGTCTGCAGTTAGCAGCTGCTGTTCTGGCACAG GCTAAACTGCCCATGTCCGAGATTGTATCAACAATCAATGAATATAGGTCTCGCCATCTCTCTGAGCTTACTGAG CTATGTGAAGCTACTGGAAGTTCTCTTGGTTATGGATTTAATCGTATGACGAGTAAACCCAAAGCTCAGTCCTCAGATGCTTCAGATGAAAACGAAGTCACTGAAGGAACACTAGCGATATAG